A genome region from Streptomyces antimycoticus includes the following:
- a CDS encoding MinD/ParA family ATP-binding protein yields the protein MTTPPSSAPPDSARASRPEPESGLPSINAYRAYRRLGGSQGYGVYLARRPGASNDVVIRVAPGGTAQGIGRRLRAEADALRRMAGHYAPRLFVDASSLNPPGLVVECVRLPDGSPAPPLSSLMGRRPDGSPRLDAERAATIGLRIAEAVNMCSLKGVVPGPLTADTVLVTDSTVKLIGWTEASVGDRLPGAPTAADSVYALGQILRDLSDAQPTGELIRTMDLWRNPELLSTISACLDDRPGRRPSAGRVADVFVQCLTTTPTFGHETPYELESTDAQLPTGAQPPDDPAPETPVPGPQVPLPAQPEDPPARAARPSRLTTILRNAGFGRSARRQRKREVILRDLAVCHRIAVISHPIGVGRTATTLALGAIFASEREEHVLAVDAIPGGRGLTRRVRHETRATIRDLAHSDPLSDDHASLEQFTTQKPSGLEILAGDYDQRSLGTPRVPVTNEEYRRVIGVLSRHYSIILADSDAGASRTGMRGVLDLADQLIIVTTPSAELTNSAHTILDRLAEDGHADLARNAITVISTSHETSQPDPREDPVTEFRARCRDVVVVPYDDHVAAGREIDLEQLAPRTFDAYLDLAALVAEGFPGAGT from the coding sequence TTGACGACCCCGCCATCGTCGGCGCCACCCGACTCCGCTCGCGCCTCCCGCCCGGAGCCCGAGAGCGGCCTGCCGTCGATCAACGCGTATCGGGCCTACCGCAGGCTGGGCGGCAGTCAGGGGTACGGCGTCTATCTGGCCCGTCGGCCGGGCGCGTCTAACGATGTGGTGATACGCGTCGCCCCTGGCGGCACCGCCCAGGGGATCGGGCGGCGACTGCGGGCCGAGGCGGACGCGCTGCGGCGGATGGCCGGGCACTACGCCCCTCGGCTCTTCGTCGACGCTTCCTCGCTCAACCCTCCGGGGCTCGTGGTGGAATGCGTCCGGCTGCCCGACGGCTCACCGGCCCCACCGCTGTCCTCGCTCATGGGCCGAAGGCCCGACGGCTCGCCCCGGTTGGACGCCGAGCGCGCCGCCACCATCGGCCTCCGCATCGCCGAGGCGGTGAACATGTGCTCGCTCAAGGGCGTCGTGCCCGGGCCCCTGACGGCGGACACCGTGCTCGTCACCGACAGCACGGTGAAGCTGATCGGCTGGACCGAGGCGAGTGTCGGCGACCGCCTCCCGGGCGCTCCCACCGCCGCGGACAGCGTCTACGCCCTGGGCCAGATCCTCCGCGATCTGAGCGACGCGCAGCCGACCGGTGAGCTCATCCGCACCATGGACCTGTGGCGCAACCCCGAGCTGCTCTCGACCATCTCCGCCTGTCTGGACGACCGGCCGGGCAGGCGCCCGTCGGCGGGGCGGGTGGCGGACGTCTTCGTCCAGTGCCTGACGACCACGCCGACGTTCGGCCACGAGACGCCGTACGAGCTCGAGTCGACGGACGCCCAACTCCCGACAGGCGCCCAACCCCCGGACGACCCGGCGCCGGAGACGCCCGTCCCCGGCCCTCAGGTGCCGCTTCCGGCACAGCCCGAGGACCCGCCCGCCCGCGCCGCGCGCCCCAGCCGCCTGACGACCATTCTCCGGAACGCCGGATTCGGCAGAAGTGCCCGGCGGCAACGTAAACGGGAGGTGATCCTGAGGGACCTGGCGGTCTGCCACCGCATCGCGGTGATCAGTCACCCGATCGGGGTCGGGCGGACCGCCACGACCCTCGCGCTCGGCGCCATCTTCGCGAGCGAGCGCGAGGAGCACGTCCTCGCGGTCGACGCGATCCCCGGCGGCCGGGGTCTCACCCGTCGCGTTCGGCACGAGACCAGGGCGACCATCCGTGATCTGGCGCACAGCGATCCGCTTTCGGACGACCATGCGTCCCTGGAGCAATTCACCACGCAGAAGCCGTCCGGACTCGAGATCCTCGCGGGGGACTATGACCAAAGGAGCCTGGGAACCCCGCGAGTCCCGGTCACCAACGAGGAGTACCGCCGCGTCATCGGTGTGCTGAGCAGGCACTACTCGATCATTCTCGCCGACTCGGACGCCGGCGCGTCCCGCACCGGTATGCGGGGCGTGCTCGACCTCGCCGACCAGCTCATCATCGTCACCACCCCGTCCGCGGAACTCACGAACAGCGCGCATACGATCCTGGACCGGCTGGCCGAGGACGGCCACGCGGACCTGGCACGAAACGCCATCACCGTGATCAGCACATCACACGAGACATCCCAGCCCGACCCGAGGGAAGACCCGGTCACGGAGTTCCGGGCCCGTTGCCGCGACGTGGTCGTCGTGCCGTACGACGACCATGTGGCCGCCGGGAGGGAAATCGACCTCGAGCAACTGGCGCCCAGGACCTTCGACGCCTACCTCGATCTCGCGGCGCTGGTCGCGGAGGGGTTCCCCGGGGCCGGAACATAG
- a CDS encoding phytoene desaturase family protein: MLDAVVVGAGPNGLTAAVELARRGCAVEIFEAADTIGGGSRTEELTLPGFRHDPCSAVHPLAVGSPAFDRMPLARHGLEWLHPELPLAHPFPDGSAAVLARSVGETAMSLGPRDAGTYRRMIAPYLGKWSTLAPDILRTAWDGVPRDPITWARFGLHALQPVSLLAGPLRFRDEKARALFTGLAGHAIAPTSALATGGPALIFAVAAHEVGWPIPRGGSQSIVDALGAYLRENGGTIHVSTEVKRLDELPPARAYIFDTSPRALARIAGLGNAYRRYRYGASAFKVDYALSGPVPWAAPEARRAGTVHVGPTSGEIGAALRAAVEGRDPSVPFLITSQPTLLDPSRAPEGKHTFWAYGHVPSGWKGDATEVIERQIERFAPGFRDLVLARAVAGPPELAARNANYIDGDIACGAFEGIQAAIRPKLARVPYATAHPAVFLCSSATPPGPGVHGMSGHHAARAVWRRLRAR; encoded by the coding sequence ATGCTCGACGCGGTCGTTGTGGGTGCCGGGCCGAACGGGCTGACCGCGGCCGTCGAACTCGCCCGCCGCGGCTGTGCGGTGGAGATTTTCGAGGCCGCGGACACCATCGGCGGGGGCTCCCGCACCGAAGAGCTGACCCTTCCCGGCTTCCGGCACGACCCCTGTTCCGCCGTACACCCCCTCGCGGTCGGCTCCCCGGCCTTCGACCGGATGCCGCTCGCCCGGCACGGCCTGGAGTGGCTCCACCCCGAACTGCCGCTGGCCCACCCCTTCCCGGACGGCTCGGCCGCGGTGCTGGCCCGCTCGGTCGGCGAGACCGCCATGTCGCTCGGCCCGCGCGACGCCGGTACCTACCGCCGGATGATCGCGCCCTATCTGGGCAAATGGTCCACCCTCGCCCCCGATATACTGCGCACCGCCTGGGACGGGGTGCCCCGCGACCCGATCACCTGGGCCCGCTTCGGGCTGCACGCGCTGCAGCCGGTCTCGCTGCTCGCCGGGCCGCTGCGCTTCCGTGACGAGAAGGCGCGCGCCCTGTTCACCGGGCTGGCCGGGCATGCCATCGCGCCGACCAGCGCGCTGGCCACCGGCGGACCCGCCCTGATCTTCGCCGTCGCGGCCCATGAGGTCGGCTGGCCGATTCCGCGCGGCGGCTCCCAGTCGATCGTGGACGCGCTGGGGGCGTATCTGCGGGAGAACGGCGGGACGATCCACGTCTCCACCGAGGTCAAGCGGCTCGACGAGCTGCCGCCCGCCCGCGCGTACATCTTCGACACCTCGCCGCGCGCCCTGGCCCGTATCGCCGGTCTCGGCAACGCCTACCGCCGCTACCGCTACGGGGCCAGCGCCTTCAAGGTCGACTACGCGCTCTCCGGCCCGGTGCCGTGGGCCGCGCCCGAGGCCCGGCGCGCGGGCACCGTCCATGTGGGCCCCACCTCGGGCGAGATCGGCGCGGCGCTGCGGGCCGCCGTCGAGGGGCGCGACCCCTCCGTCCCGTTCCTGATCACCTCTCAGCCGACCCTGCTCGACCCCTCACGGGCCCCGGAGGGCAAGCACACGTTCTGGGCGTACGGCCATGTGCCCAGTGGGTGGAAGGGCGACGCCACCGAGGTGATCGAGCGTCAGATCGAGCGCTTCGCCCCCGGTTTCCGCGATCTGGTCCTGGCCCGCGCGGTGGCCGGACCGCCCGAACTCGCCGCGCGCAACGCCAACTACATCGACGGCGACATCGCGTGCGGCGCCTTCGAGGGCATCCAGGCGGCCATACGGCCCAAGCTCGCCCGCGTCCCGTACGCCACCGCCCACCCGGCGGTCTTCCTGTGCTCCTCCGCCACCCCACCGGGGCCCGGCGTGCACGGCATGTCGGGGCACCATGCGGCGCGGGCGGTGTGGCGGAGGCTGCGGGCGCGGTAG
- the hemC gene encoding hydroxymethylbilane synthase, with amino-acid sequence MSSASDSGHGSADLIRIVSRSSPMALAQVERVRAELAALRPGIRTEVVPVTTSGDRWMGDLSKLGGKGAFTKEVDAALLAGEADLAVHCIKDVPADRPLPAGTVFAAYLKRDDIRDAVIHPEGLTLDEMPAGARIGTSSVRRVAQLAITHPELECVPMRGNANRRLEKLDAGECDALMLAVSGLERIGRTDRISEILPVDTMCPPIGAGVLGLQCREDDTETIEAVAGLGDADVWKEISAERMLLHVLQGHCNSPIAGYAKAERDGRLSLRARVFSPDGKTVLDAHEWAGPLDPATLGTSVAVALLRQGAREVIDTIPH; translated from the coding sequence ATGTCTTCCGCCTCCGACTCCGGTCACGGCTCCGCCGATTTGATCCGCATCGTCTCCCGCTCCTCCCCCATGGCCCTCGCCCAGGTCGAGCGGGTCCGCGCCGAGCTGGCCGCGCTGCGGCCGGGCATCCGTACGGAGGTCGTGCCGGTCACCACCTCCGGGGACCGCTGGATGGGCGATCTGTCGAAGCTGGGCGGGAAGGGGGCGTTCACCAAGGAGGTGGACGCCGCGCTGCTGGCGGGCGAGGCGGACCTCGCGGTGCACTGCATCAAGGACGTGCCCGCCGACCGCCCGCTGCCCGCGGGCACGGTCTTCGCCGCGTACCTCAAGCGGGACGACATCCGCGATGCCGTGATCCATCCCGAGGGGCTGACTCTCGACGAGATGCCCGCGGGGGCCCGGATCGGCACCTCCTCGGTCCGGCGCGTCGCCCAGCTGGCCATCACCCACCCGGAGCTGGAGTGCGTGCCGATGCGCGGCAACGCCAACCGCCGGCTGGAGAAGCTGGACGCGGGCGAGTGCGACGCGCTGATGCTGGCCGTCTCGGGGCTGGAGCGGATCGGCCGTACGGACCGGATCAGCGAGATCCTGCCGGTGGACACCATGTGCCCGCCGATCGGAGCCGGGGTGCTGGGGCTGCAGTGCCGCGAGGACGACACCGAGACGATCGAGGCCGTGGCCGGGCTCGGCGACGCCGACGTCTGGAAGGAAATCAGCGCGGAGCGGATGCTGCTGCATGTGCTGCAGGGGCACTGCAACTCCCCCATCGCGGGCTACGCCAAGGCCGAGCGCGACGGCCGGCTCTCGCTGCGCGCCCGGGTCTTCAGCCCGGACGGCAAGACGGTGCTGGACGCCCACGAGTGGGCGGGCCCGCTGGACCCGGCCACGCTGGGGACGTCGGTCGCGGTGGCGCTGCTGCGGCAGGGCGCCCGCGAGGTCATCGACACCATCCCGCACTGA
- a CDS encoding VMAP-C domain-containing protein, whose product MGWFHAHGSLSRPAVSILAKADGKPAGAGVLLPRRHLLTCAHVVNSALGKDRLAPDHPGPIAVPVRLHGPEHTVEAEAELAVWIPPRTDDGGLGAFEWNGDLAVLRLSATLPPAIEPPRWHPMAQRQLVRAWHGSGEPGVFADAEVSECDGRFGYFDGAERALDIEPAYSGGPLWSNEEGAVVGLVTAKLRIQGTLRRAWGIPWQRVARELHDAGAGHLLPPQPEEDVRDHPGYAELVSLLDGPLPLSEGWIRSCRAVARQCGLGHRADGVPSADEFAHLLLTRGRALPALVEAVRGTAGTAADDLLAIGRRCGLPKLLSPGEHERLLVLLRALPTAAAAGVPGAVRAALPLAALPAVLLTGHDGGHGDEDRNGAGPAGRLEALIAHLEGLHGDSSPIDDGVMAVPGLLRAVEFVAAGCCPADQRIALRRWNRAVARRLGVHDAAMTERRLEAEQWAQSASRGSAPRVVAKLDPCGAPSGGPSATAREEPERYRLRLWCDDGDGLRQVSDDSERPRGAEEVAQEIFAAVGSLRRPDPSGPRPVIELIVDRDALEVPVDRWKAAGPGAVLPMRLGTPYPLVVNCPELRELNGGTMLDQWRERWVRLDAEEPVHIDDATAPDPEAVCGLVMERLTARVTIDVAAHRRTGVVQMCLAAGIPVVLWDRSGEEGSPAVRHAAGVSARELPEAVRTYRTKTLQRPEEYSGRPVLAWADAGRALPRLDLADPTE is encoded by the coding sequence ATGGGGTGGTTCCACGCGCACGGGTCCCTGTCGCGGCCCGCCGTATCCATTCTCGCCAAGGCCGACGGAAAACCGGCGGGCGCGGGCGTCCTGCTGCCCCGCCGCCATCTGCTGACCTGCGCTCATGTGGTCAACAGCGCCCTCGGAAAGGACCGGCTGGCCCCGGATCACCCGGGCCCGATCGCCGTTCCCGTACGGCTCCACGGACCGGAGCACACCGTCGAGGCCGAGGCCGAGCTGGCGGTATGGATACCTCCCCGGACCGACGACGGCGGCCTGGGCGCCTTCGAGTGGAACGGCGACCTCGCCGTGCTACGGCTGTCGGCCACTCTGCCGCCCGCGATCGAGCCGCCGCGCTGGCACCCGATGGCGCAGCGGCAGCTCGTACGGGCCTGGCACGGCAGCGGTGAGCCAGGGGTCTTCGCCGATGCCGAAGTGAGCGAATGCGACGGGCGGTTCGGCTACTTCGACGGCGCCGAGCGCGCCCTGGACATCGAACCGGCCTACAGCGGCGGCCCGTTGTGGTCCAACGAGGAGGGCGCCGTCGTCGGGCTCGTGACGGCGAAGCTCCGCATCCAGGGGACGCTGCGCCGCGCCTGGGGGATCCCCTGGCAGCGCGTGGCGCGGGAGCTGCACGACGCCGGGGCGGGCCATCTGCTGCCACCTCAGCCCGAGGAGGACGTACGCGACCACCCGGGCTACGCGGAGCTGGTCTCCCTGCTGGACGGGCCGCTGCCGCTGTCCGAGGGCTGGATACGCTCCTGCCGGGCGGTCGCCCGGCAGTGCGGCCTCGGCCATCGCGCGGACGGCGTGCCCTCCGCCGACGAGTTCGCCCATCTGCTGCTCACCCGGGGGCGTGCGCTGCCCGCGCTGGTCGAGGCGGTGCGCGGCACGGCGGGCACGGCGGCCGACGACCTGCTCGCGATCGGACGCCGTTGCGGTCTGCCCAAGCTGCTCTCGCCGGGTGAGCACGAGCGGCTGCTGGTCCTGCTGCGCGCCCTGCCCACGGCCGCCGCGGCCGGTGTCCCCGGGGCCGTACGGGCCGCGCTGCCGCTGGCGGCCCTGCCCGCGGTGCTGCTCACCGGCCATGACGGCGGCCACGGTGATGAGGACAGGAACGGCGCCGGCCCCGCCGGGCGGCTCGAGGCTCTGATCGCCCATCTGGAGGGGCTGCACGGCGACAGCTCGCCGATCGACGACGGGGTCATGGCCGTGCCGGGCCTGCTGCGCGCCGTGGAGTTCGTGGCCGCCGGGTGCTGCCCGGCGGACCAGCGCATCGCGCTGCGGCGGTGGAACAGGGCGGTCGCCCGCCGCCTCGGCGTCCATGACGCCGCCATGACCGAACGCCGCCTCGAGGCCGAGCAGTGGGCCCAGAGCGCCTCTCGGGGCTCCGCGCCCCGCGTCGTGGCGAAGCTGGACCCCTGCGGGGCCCCATCGGGCGGCCCGTCGGCGACGGCGCGCGAGGAGCCGGAGCGGTACCGGCTGCGGCTGTGGTGCGACGACGGGGACGGGCTGCGTCAGGTGTCGGACGACAGCGAACGGCCGCGCGGTGCCGAGGAGGTGGCCCAGGAGATCTTCGCCGCCGTGGGCTCGCTGCGCCGCCCCGACCCCTCGGGGCCACGGCCCGTCATCGAACTGATCGTGGACCGGGACGCCCTGGAGGTGCCCGTGGACCGCTGGAAGGCCGCCGGGCCGGGCGCGGTGCTCCCCATGCGGCTCGGCACTCCGTACCCCCTGGTCGTCAACTGCCCCGAGCTGCGGGAGCTGAACGGCGGCACGATGCTCGACCAGTGGCGGGAGCGCTGGGTCCGGCTGGACGCCGAGGAGCCCGTGCACATCGACGACGCCACGGCCCCGGACCCGGAGGCGGTGTGCGGGCTGGTCATGGAGCGGCTCACCGCCCGGGTCACCATCGATGTGGCGGCCCACCGGCGCACCGGTGTGGTGCAGATGTGTCTCGCCGCGGGCATTCCGGTGGTGCTGTGGGACCGGAGCGGGGAGGAGGGATCCCCGGCCGTGCGCCACGCGGCGGGGGTGAGCGCCCGTGAACTGCCCGAAGCGGTACGGACCTACCGCACGAAGACCCTGCAGAGACCCGAGGAGTACAGCGGGCGGCCGGTGCTCGCCTGGGCCGACGCCGGGCGGGCGCTGCCACGGCTGGACCTCGCGGACCCCACGGAGTGA
- a CDS encoding SAV_2336 N-terminal domain-related protein yields the protein MAGRAAARGRCGAGAPGPRGDRRRDGAARRAPRIHPLLRRPGLPRHARPPDPEPTAQPATPAPLPHRADHCAPGAQPSGPAEAYPDDPPDRPRPRPHGDQRLRGLYGGGQGPDTEGAPDARRALPLRVPEDKALRQELSIGRALRPLKQHRPNPLKREFDEAATATALAETGLPDVVTRPARERWLDLALVIDDGMSMLLWRRLAVELRTVLQRSGAFRVVRVLGLHTRGTAAPALRARPYAPDAPRLPATALSDPSGHTLVLVVSDGVGPAWRDGRMGQVLARWAGVGPTAVVHALPPRLWEGSGIRARRWQVRTRRPGSANTDWTVADPVLPAALARFEGVPVPVLEPDAGPLADWARLIASASGTAVLPLLDPGRGGPRPAPATTVPGPAATPAPADELSRVQRFRDAASPEAYRLAAHLAAVAPLPVPVMRMVQKAVDGRTDTGRLAEVFLGGLMRPVAPPASAGPDPLPPEHRPFAFADAAQRALLGAVPLSELVATSRLIGRRLEQLAGRSPDFPAWLAHTAGSDQLPPGARPFTAVEQRLAARLGAPPQPSVFTTPTAAQEWRRPEPGDPYVLGPYRLTMAGPPGARVNPFLGQDAYGAVAIVRIARHLRGQRAADLLGVEAEALRRMDGRYTRRLLRTGLGDDVPWLAEEALIGDRLDYVLRGNAERWDDRLDVLRGDAERWDDRLDEAALTDPGRWDGLTALALARQVADAVRLSEEAGMVHGDLTISTVHVAGADILLTGWSSASIDGVPSPALGGDRPPTPSTTSGRWATSW from the coding sequence CTGGCTGGCCGGGCGGCTGCCCGAGGACGATGCGGAGCGGGCGCCCCTGGCCCGCGCGGTGACAGGCGGCGGGACGGCGCTGCCCGCCGAGCCCCCCGTATCCACCCGCTCCTCCGCCGCCCCGGCCTCCCCCGCCACGCCCGCCCACCGGACCCCGAGCCGACCGCCCAACCGGCCACGCCCGCCCCTCTCCCGCATCGGGCCGATCACTGCGCACCCGGCGCCCAGCCGTCCGGCCCCGCCGAGGCGTATCCGGACGATCCGCCGGACCGGCCGCGCCCCCGCCCCCATGGCGATCAGCGGCTGCGCGGCCTGTACGGCGGAGGCCAGGGCCCCGATACGGAGGGGGCGCCCGACGCGCGGCGGGCACTGCCGCTGCGCGTGCCCGAGGACAAGGCGCTGCGCCAGGAGCTGTCCATCGGCCGTGCCCTGCGCCCGCTGAAACAGCACCGCCCCAATCCGCTCAAGCGGGAGTTCGACGAGGCGGCCACCGCCACGGCGCTCGCCGAGACCGGTCTGCCGGACGTGGTGACCCGCCCCGCCCGTGAGCGCTGGCTCGATCTCGCGCTCGTCATCGACGACGGGATGTCGATGCTGCTGTGGCGGCGGCTCGCCGTCGAACTGCGCACCGTACTGCAGCGCTCGGGCGCGTTCCGCGTCGTACGCGTCCTCGGTCTGCACACGCGCGGCACCGCCGCCCCCGCGCTGCGCGCCCGGCCCTACGCCCCGGACGCGCCCAGGCTCCCCGCGACAGCGCTCTCGGACCCCTCCGGGCACACGCTGGTGCTCGTGGTGAGCGACGGGGTGGGGCCCGCGTGGCGCGACGGGCGGATGGGCCAGGTGCTGGCGCGCTGGGCGGGGGTCGGCCCCACGGCGGTGGTGCACGCGCTGCCGCCCCGGCTGTGGGAGGGCTCCGGGATCCGGGCGCGGCGCTGGCAGGTGCGGACCCGCAGACCGGGTTCGGCCAATACGGACTGGACGGTCGCGGATCCGGTGCTGCCCGCCGCCCTGGCGCGTTTCGAGGGGGTGCCGGTGCCGGTGCTGGAACCGGACGCCGGGCCGCTGGCCGACTGGGCCCGGCTGATCGCCTCCGCGAGCGGTACGGCCGTCCTGCCGCTGCTGGACCCGGGGCGCGGCGGCCCCCGCCCCGCCCCGGCCACCACCGTCCCCGGCCCGGCCGCTACCCCCGCCCCGGCCGATGAGCTGAGCCGTGTCCAGCGCTTCCGGGACGCGGCGTCCCCGGAGGCGTACCGGCTGGCGGCCCATCTGGCCGCCGTGGCCCCACTGCCGGTGCCGGTGATGCGGATGGTGCAGAAGGCGGTGGACGGCCGGACGGACACCGGACGTCTCGCCGAGGTGTTCCTGGGCGGCCTGATGCGCCCCGTCGCACCGCCCGCCTCGGCGGGACCGGACCCGCTGCCGCCCGAACACCGTCCCTTCGCCTTCGCCGACGCGGCGCAGCGGGCCCTGCTGGGCGCGGTGCCGCTGTCCGAACTGGTCGCGACCAGCCGGCTGATCGGCCGCCGTCTTGAGCAACTGGCGGGCCGCTCCCCCGACTTCCCGGCCTGGCTGGCCCACACTGCCGGCAGCGACCAACTCCCGCCCGGCGCCCGCCCCTTCACGGCGGTGGAGCAACGCTTGGCGGCCCGGCTGGGGGCACCACCGCAGCCGTCGGTGTTCACGACCCCCACCGCGGCGCAGGAGTGGCGCCGCCCGGAACCCGGTGACCCATACGTGCTCGGGCCGTACCGGCTGACGATGGCCGGGCCGCCGGGAGCGCGGGTCAATCCCTTTCTGGGCCAGGACGCCTACGGTGCGGTGGCCATCGTCCGGATCGCCCGCCATCTGCGCGGACAGCGGGCCGCCGACCTGCTGGGCGTGGAGGCGGAGGCACTGCGCCGGATGGACGGGCGCTACACCCGCCGTCTGCTGCGCACGGGGCTGGGCGACGACGTTCCGTGGCTCGCGGAGGAAGCCCTCATCGGGGACCGGCTGGACTACGTCCTGCGCGGCAATGCCGAGCGATGGGACGACCGGCTGGACGTCCTGCGCGGCGACGCCGAGCGTTGGGACGACCGGCTGGACGAGGCCGCCCTTACCGACCCCGGGCGGTGGGACGGGCTCACCGCCCTCGCGCTCGCCCGCCAAGTCGCGGACGCGGTGCGGCTGTCCGAGGAGGCGGGCATGGTGCACGGTGACCTCACCATCAGCACAGTGCATGTCGCCGGGGCGGACATCCTCCTGACCGGCTGGTCATCGGCGTCCATCGACGGTGTGCCGTCCCCGGCACTCGGCGGCGACCGCCCGCCGACCCCGAGCACAACGTCAGGGCGCTGGGCGACATCCTGGTGA
- a CDS encoding AAA family ATPase encodes MNPRERHDWRLFRGDGVPRRVEMPPAPPWRRFGGGEQAAPDTGAPDNAQGSPASGPAPYLISPEHADVVNAALHLRRPLLVTGSPGTGKSSLARAIAHEMGLGEVLRWPVNSRSTVQDALYRYDAIGRLRETALTRDRGETEPDIGSFVRLGPLGTALVPNERPRVLLVDELDKGDVDLPNDLLTVFEEGEFEIPELARLPEDQSVVEVLTARAGERATVRRGRLVCEEFPVVVITSNGERDFPPAFLRRCVRLELPTPDEGRLRAIVTAHLGDDALEEVDQLLDAFLRRRAARELATDQLLNAVFLRAGGMDVTADGLLEAVLHRLGGAV; translated from the coding sequence ATGAATCCACGGGAACGGCACGACTGGCGGCTGTTCCGGGGGGACGGTGTGCCCCGGCGCGTGGAGATGCCACCCGCCCCGCCGTGGCGCCGCTTCGGCGGCGGGGAGCAGGCGGCCCCGGACACGGGAGCCCCCGACAACGCGCAGGGGTCGCCCGCGTCCGGCCCGGCGCCGTATCTCATCTCGCCCGAACACGCCGACGTGGTCAACGCCGCCCTCCACCTCCGGCGCCCGCTGCTCGTCACCGGCAGCCCGGGGACCGGCAAGTCCTCGCTCGCGCGGGCGATCGCGCATGAGATGGGGCTGGGCGAGGTGCTGCGCTGGCCGGTCAACAGCCGTTCCACCGTGCAGGACGCGCTCTACCGCTACGACGCGATCGGGCGGCTGCGCGAGACGGCCCTGACGCGCGACCGTGGCGAGACCGAGCCCGACATCGGCAGCTTCGTACGGCTCGGGCCGCTGGGCACCGCACTGGTGCCGAACGAACGCCCCCGGGTGCTGCTCGTCGACGAACTCGACAAGGGCGATGTCGACCTGCCGAACGACCTGCTGACCGTCTTCGAGGAGGGCGAGTTCGAGATTCCCGAGCTGGCCCGGCTGCCCGAGGACCAATCGGTGGTGGAGGTGCTCACCGCACGGGCGGGCGAGCGGGCCACGGTGCGTCGGGGCCGGCTGGTGTGCGAGGAGTTCCCGGTCGTGGTGATCACCAGCAACGGCGAGCGCGACTTCCCGCCCGCCTTCCTGCGCCGCTGCGTACGGCTGGAGCTGCCCACCCCCGACGAGGGGCGGCTGCGGGCGATCGTCACCGCCCATCTGGGGGACGACGCGCTGGAGGAGGTCGACCAGTTGCTGGACGCCTTCCTCCGTCGGCGCGCGGCCCGCGAGCTGGCGACCGATCAGCTGCTGAACGCCGTGTTCCTGCGGGCGGGCGGCATGGACGTGACGGCGGACGGACTCCTGGAAGCGGTGCTGCACCGGCTGGGCGGGGCGGTGTAA